Within Leptospiraceae bacterium, the genomic segment ATCAGAAGTGGAGGCTATTTTGAATTTAACCTGGAATATAAAGCACAAGACTATACTCACTCTCATCTATTCAGCAGGACTTCGAGTCAGTGAAGCAGCTAAGTTAAAGGTCAATCAAATAGACCCAGACAGAATGCAGATATTTGTCAAAGATGGAAAAGGTGGAACAGATCGTTATGCGCTATTGTCTCCCACTACTTTGAAATTGTTACGAGATTACATACAAGAATATAAACCTGTCGATTACCTATTTTACGCAAGAGATAAAAACAAGATGAAAAGCTTTTCTGTTCGTGCAATACAGCGTGCATTTAAGGATGCTCTTTTAAAAGCGGGGATAACAAAGAATGCCTCTGTCCATACTCTAAGACACTCTTTTGCAACACATCTTCTTGAAGCAGGGGTTAATATGCATCATATTCAACTTCTACTCGGACATTTTTCTCCTCAGGCTACATATATTTATTTACATGTCAGACGATACGATTTAATGAATATTAAGAGTCCCTTAGATACATACGATTACAATATTTTAACCAATCCTTTACAGACGGGAGGTCTGGCAAATGGAAACATCACAACAAGAAGAGATGTTGGTCAGAAAGAGGATACTGGAAGTAGCTGAAGTTTTTCGAAAAAATGAAAAAGAATTCTTTTCTGTCTATGGAAATTCCTTAACTCGAAACGAGGTAAAAGCGTATTATGCGATCAGGAATTGCAGAACAGAGACGCTAGGTGGTCACGTAGATAAATGTAGTCACTGTGGATTCGAAAAGAATTCCTACAATTCCTGTCGAAATCGGCATTGTCCTAAATGTCAGTTTTTGAAAAAGAGAAATGGTTAGTTAAAGAGAATAAGAATATTTTACCTGTGAAATATTTTCATGTCGTATTTACTCTTCCCAGTGAATTAAACTCACTCATATTAAATAACAAAAAAATATTCTATTCTCTTTTATTTAAAGCTGTCTCGGATACGTTAAGAAAGGTAAGTAAGAATAAAAAGTATCTAAATTGTATTCCTGGTTTTTATCTATTCTACATACTTGGGGACAGACTTTATCTTATCATCCACATATTCATGTTCTAATCACAGGAGGTGGAATTTCTGCGGATAAAGGCAAATGGATCGATTCAAGAGATAAATTCTTTCTGCCGATTCCCGTTCTATCAAAACTATTTCAGAGATTATTTTTATTTCATTTAAAAAAATACTATCATGGAAGTTATCTTACTATTCCCAAAAGTTGTGAAGAATTAA encodes:
- a CDS encoding tyrosine-type recombinase/integrase encodes the protein MSYVNYLAKYYKKSPDKINREEVKNYLYHLRVNKQLSANTLNVVHSAIRFFFIHVINAEWVVKDIAKYKRPKSKPVVLSKSEVEAILNLTWNIKHKTILTLIYSAGLRVSEAAKLKVNQIDPDRMQIFVKDGKGGTDRYALLSPTTLKLLRDYIQEYKPVDYLFYARDKNKMKSFSVRAIQRAFKDALLKAGITKNASVHTLRHSFATHLLEAGVNMHHIQLLLGHFSPQATYIYLHVRRYDLMNIKSPLDTYDYNILTNPLQTGGLANGNITTRRDVGQKEDTGSS
- a CDS encoding transposase zinc-binding domain-containing protein, translating into METSQQEEMLVRKRILEVAEVFRKNEKEFFSVYGNSLTRNEVKAYYAIRNCRTETLGGHVDKCSHCGFEKNSYNSCRNRHCPKCQFLKKRNG